In Anaerobacillus isosaccharinicus, one genomic interval encodes:
- a CDS encoding GNAT family N-acetyltransferase yields MGVQIREINVDDAELFVSLSKDIDASGFMLYDPDERKTTVEEQKKIIEGILADKKSTILVAEVDKKLIGFLAALGGKVNRNLHSAYLVLGVLEEYQGHGVATKLFTEIFNWAKEIEITRLGLTVIKNNNKAFNLYRKMGFVLEGEKINSLIINGEPVNEYYLYKLIN; encoded by the coding sequence ATGGGAGTGCAAATTAGAGAAATAAATGTTGATGATGCTGAACTTTTTGTAAGCCTTTCAAAAGATATAGACGCATCTGGTTTTATGTTATACGACCCAGACGAAAGGAAAACTACTGTTGAAGAGCAGAAAAAGATTATCGAAGGCATTTTAGCCGATAAAAAATCAACAATTTTAGTTGCCGAAGTTGATAAAAAACTTATAGGGTTCTTAGCTGCTCTTGGTGGAAAAGTAAATAGAAACCTCCATTCAGCTTATCTTGTATTAGGTGTCCTTGAGGAATACCAAGGACACGGTGTAGCCACTAAACTGTTTACTGAAATATTTAATTGGGCAAAAGAAATTGAAATAACAAGACTTGGATTAACAGTTATCAAGAATAACAATAAGGCATTTAACTTGTACAGAAAAATGGGGTTTGTTTTAGAGGGTGAAAAGATTAACTCACTTATTATTAATGGTGAGCCTGTCAATGAGTATTATTTATACAAGCTAATTAATTAA
- a CDS encoding NUDIX hydrolase → MSANYQEKWLYVKHKERNSWELPGGHRDPRETIDETAKRELYEETGCKEVDLAPICDYSMDNSVIKIFGRLYFARIREIGQLPKSEIDEVKLFDNLPNNLTYIDIQPKLFEKTLSFIKNCEILHLK, encoded by the coding sequence ATAAGTGCCAACTATCAAGAAAAATGGCTTTATGTTAAACATAAGGAGCGAAACTCTTGGGAACTCCCTGGTGGGCATAGAGACCCTAGAGAAACAATTGATGAAACAGCCAAAAGAGAGCTATATGAAGAAACAGGGTGTAAAGAAGTAGATTTAGCCCCAATTTGCGACTATTCAATGGATAATTCCGTTATTAAAATTTTTGGAAGGTTATACTTTGCAAGAATAAGGGAAATTGGTCAATTGCCAAAATCGGAGATAGATGAAGTAAAACTATTTGATAACCTTCCCAATAACCTTACTTATATTGATATTCAACCTAAATTATTTGAAAAGACACTTTCTTTTATTAAAAATTGTGAAATATTACACTTAAAGTAA
- a CDS encoding D-2-hydroxyacid dehydrogenase, with the protein MKAVVLDGYTLNPGDLEWAPLKELVDVTIYDRTTYSLDEVPLVLDRTKGADIILTNKTPIPEEVINELPNLKYIGMLSTGFDVVDIKAAKEKNIVVSNIPSYGTDTVSQMAIALLLEICHHVGSHSDSVKQGNWTNNDDWCYWNFPLIELSGKTMGIVGYGRIGQSTGRIAQALGMKVLAYDHYKIEGLESENMKYVDLDELYTNSDVISLHCPLTEENKEMINKDSISIMKDGVIIINNSRGSLINEEDLANALNNNKVGGAALDVVSSEPIKENNPLLDAKNCIITPHISWATKEARQRLFNTAVENVRMFLDGNPTNVVNR; encoded by the coding sequence TTGAAAGCAGTAGTGTTAGATGGATACACATTAAATCCAGGCGATTTAGAGTGGGCACCATTAAAAGAATTGGTTGACGTGACAATTTATGATCGTACAACTTATTCTTTGGATGAGGTTCCTTTGGTGTTAGACCGAACTAAGGGTGCAGATATAATTCTAACGAACAAAACACCAATTCCAGAAGAAGTTATAAATGAACTTCCTAATTTGAAGTATATTGGAATGCTTTCTACTGGATTTGATGTTGTGGATATAAAAGCTGCAAAAGAAAAAAATATTGTAGTAAGTAATATTCCTTCTTATGGGACAGATACAGTATCACAAATGGCTATTGCATTGCTCCTTGAAATTTGCCATCATGTTGGAAGTCATAGTGATTCAGTTAAACAGGGAAATTGGACGAATAACGATGATTGGTGTTATTGGAATTTCCCATTGATTGAACTTTCCGGTAAAACCATGGGTATTGTTGGATATGGCCGTATCGGTCAATCAACTGGAAGAATCGCTCAAGCTTTAGGGATGAAAGTATTAGCTTACGATCATTACAAAATTGAGGGTCTTGAATCTGAGAATATGAAATATGTTGACCTTGATGAATTGTATACTAATTCAGATGTTATCTCATTGCATTGTCCTTTAACAGAAGAAAATAAAGAAATGATTAATAAAGACAGCATCAGTATAATGAAAGACGGAGTTATTATTATTAACAATTCAAGAGGATCATTAATTAATGAAGAAGATCTGGCAAATGCATTAAATAATAATAAAGTTGGCGGGGCAGCACTTGATGTAGTTTCAAGTGAACCGATTAAAGAAAATAATCCTTTACTTGATGCGAAAAATTGCATTATCACTCCTCATATTTCATGGGCTACAAAAGAGGCGAGACAGAGATTATTTAATACAGCAGTTGAAAACGTAAGAATGTTTTTAGATGGCAATCCAACAAATGTTGTCAATCGCTAA
- a CDS encoding HpcH/HpaI aldolase/citrate lyase family protein, whose protein sequence is MNYKSIRRSLLYVPGNSEKMITKSLGLIADSIILDLEDAVSLTEKNLARANVKNSIAKFKEKNKEVIVRINDIKTKTGILDLESIVEELPNAIIVPKADEESLHIADILLKSTEKRYDIEDFEISIIPLLETSYSIVHAYNILTSSDRISAVQFGAEDLTKELGIKRTNEGKEIEYARNVIAQAGNACKIDILDTPYTDIDDNDGLSKDILNAKNIGFTGKTCIHPSQIEIVNDIFTPKLEDVENARQLIHSFDEAVKNGKGVCMFEGKMIDNPIADRARKLVEKADQISSL, encoded by the coding sequence TTGAATTATAAGTCTATTAGAAGATCGTTATTATACGTACCAGGTAATTCAGAAAAAATGATAACAAAATCCCTTGGTTTAATTGCTGACAGCATAATTCTAGATTTAGAAGACGCAGTTAGTCTTACAGAAAAGAACTTAGCAAGAGCAAACGTCAAAAATTCAATAGCAAAATTCAAAGAAAAAAATAAAGAAGTAATTGTAAGAATAAATGATATAAAAACAAAAACTGGCATTTTAGACCTTGAATCAATAGTAGAAGAGTTACCAAATGCCATCATTGTTCCTAAAGCAGACGAAGAATCTCTTCACATTGCAGATATATTGCTGAAGTCAACGGAAAAACGTTACGACATAGAGGATTTTGAAATCAGCATTATTCCTTTACTTGAAACTAGTTATAGTATTGTTCATGCTTATAACATCTTAACAAGTTCTGATAGAATCTCCGCTGTACAGTTTGGTGCTGAAGATTTGACGAAAGAACTTGGTATTAAGAGAACAAATGAAGGAAAAGAAATCGAATATGCAAGAAATGTTATAGCTCAAGCTGGAAATGCTTGTAAGATTGATATTCTTGATACTCCATATACAGATATTGATGATAATGATGGTTTGAGTAAAGATATTTTGAATGCGAAAAATATAGGATTTACTGGTAAAACATGCATACACCCTAGCCAGATTGAAATAGTAAATGACATTTTCACTCCAAAATTGGAGGATGTTGAAAATGCAAGGCAACTAATACATTCTTTTGATGAAGCAGTTAAAAATGGTAAGGGTGTCTGTATGTTTGAGGGGAAAATGATTGATAATCCCATTGCTGATAGAGCTAGAAAACTTGTAGAAAAAGCAGATCAAATTTCAAGTCTATAA
- a CDS encoding aldehyde dehydrogenase family protein produces MTSVTTDLNGITTLVEKAKAAQKIADKYSQEEVRRIAASIGWFAVNKAADWADYIYEETKLGDKQSKINRTQARARGIMRDIKDAKTVGVIEEDHEKHLVKIGKPIGVVASLVPMTVPEGVVFIGMMNAIMGRNAMICAPHPRAKKTTIKVVNEIRELFKRLGVPEDLLLCVEEPSLDKTNELMKQCDLVVATGGAGMVKAAYSSGTPAYGVGAGNVVVVIDETADFKSAANNIMEAQVNDLASGCSTENAAVIQEVIYGEVVEEMITAGAYLCNEEEKKKLQAVLWKDGYLNPEVIIKPATIIAEKAGFEIPADKTWLLVEESGIGPEFPFSGEKLSVVVTLYKYDTFDNAIELVNNIQAYSGAGHSCGIHSNDEDRILKYALETKTSRVAVRMPVGKSNAGNWNNGMPFTINLGCGSWGGNITSENITYKHYINTTWVAREIKDFKVPTDEELFGDVMIDKNVF; encoded by the coding sequence ATGACAAGTGTAACAACTGATTTAAATGGTATTACCACTTTAGTAGAAAAGGCAAAAGCTGCACAGAAAATAGCAGACAAGTATAGCCAAGAAGAGGTTAGACGTATTGCAGCGAGTATCGGTTGGTTTGCAGTTAATAAAGCTGCTGATTGGGCTGATTATATCTATGAGGAAACTAAATTAGGAGATAAACAAAGTAAAATTAATAGAACACAGGCACGTGCTCGAGGAATAATGCGGGACATTAAAGATGCCAAAACTGTTGGGGTAATTGAGGAAGATCACGAAAAACACTTGGTTAAAATCGGTAAACCTATAGGGGTTGTTGCATCCCTTGTTCCTATGACAGTACCAGAAGGTGTTGTTTTCATTGGTATGATGAATGCTATTATGGGTAGAAATGCAATGATTTGTGCACCTCACCCAAGGGCAAAGAAAACAACAATAAAAGTGGTAAATGAGATTAGAGAATTATTTAAGCGATTGGGTGTTCCAGAAGACTTGCTCCTTTGTGTTGAAGAGCCTTCCCTTGATAAAACAAATGAATTAATGAAGCAGTGTGACCTTGTTGTTGCAACAGGTGGAGCAGGCATGGTAAAGGCAGCATATTCATCTGGTACTCCAGCATATGGAGTTGGTGCGGGTAACGTTGTAGTAGTAATTGATGAAACAGCTGACTTCAAGTCTGCCGCAAATAATATCATGGAAGCACAAGTTAATGATTTGGCTAGTGGTTGTTCAACAGAAAATGCCGCTGTCATTCAGGAAGTGATTTATGGTGAAGTAGTAGAAGAAATGATTACTGCAGGAGCTTATCTTTGTAATGAAGAAGAAAAGAAAAAATTACAAGCAGTATTATGGAAAGATGGTTATTTAAATCCAGAAGTAATTATAAAGCCAGCAACAATTATAGCAGAAAAAGCAGGATTTGAGATACCAGCAGATAAAACTTGGTTACTTGTAGAAGAAAGTGGAATAGGTCCTGAGTTTCCATTCTCTGGCGAGAAACTATCTGTAGTCGTTACATTATATAAATATGATACTTTTGACAATGCCATAGAATTAGTAAATAACATTCAAGCATATAGTGGAGCAGGACACTCTTGCGGTATTCATAGTAATGATGAGGACCGAATTCTAAAATACGCACTTGAAACAAAAACTAGCCGAGTTGCAGTAAGAATGCCAGTTGGAAAATCGAATGCAGGAAATTGGAATAATGGCATGCCTTTTACTATTAATCTGGGTTGTGGTTCGTGGGGTGGTAATATTACTTCTGAAAACATCACATATAAACATTATATTAACACAACTTGGGTAGCTAGAGAGATAAAAGATTTTAAGGTTCCAACGGACGAGGAACTATTTGGAGATGTAATGATTGACAAAAACGTATTTTAA
- a CDS encoding DUF2268 domain-containing protein → MKKILLFILLILLIGCKEMVKDVQIDGVNLQNISSTQHTVNNQTFEIIPYYEPYLNFIIEQQSRTGGRTRGDIFFNTVIEPLGQEINTNPDDLLSTYSLFLTPNNTRKLNDTIKQLDNQHNEIISYLKKAIEDTTNLLTSANEIKIFLLPFNPDINSVDMDGVTGFVTHDGATIVLQIDPAIYTEESIKWTFAHEYHHAVYIETSDYKIRRHHLFDRVIMEGKADAFTKIVYPEYTVPWIEPLNDDERHRVLYFLRMRRNSYNAEDIYSMHNGGAGMPQWSNYKIGFEIMQSFIENNSDISIKEWTVMRAESIIKNSDFKSILE, encoded by the coding sequence GTGAAAAAAATATTGTTGTTTATTCTATTAATACTTCTTATAGGTTGTAAGGAGATGGTTAAGGACGTACAAATTGATGGTGTGAATTTACAAAATATTTCATCTACTCAGCATACCGTTAATAATCAAACGTTTGAAATAATCCCATACTACGAACCATACTTAAACTTTATTATTGAGCAACAGAGTAGAACTGGAGGAAGAACTAGAGGTGATATATTTTTTAATACTGTGATAGAACCTTTAGGTCAAGAGATTAATACTAATCCTGATGATTTATTAAGTACATATTCTCTATTCTTAACCCCTAATAATACAAGGAAGTTAAATGATACAATTAAACAATTAGATAACCAGCACAATGAGATTATTTCATATCTAAAAAAAGCCATAGAAGATACAACAAATCTGTTAACAAGTGCTAATGAAATTAAGATTTTCCTCCTTCCTTTTAATCCAGATATTAATTCGGTAGATATGGATGGAGTTACAGGCTTTGTAACACACGATGGGGCAACTATTGTACTTCAAATTGACCCTGCTATCTATACTGAAGAAAGTATAAAATGGACATTTGCCCACGAATACCATCACGCAGTATATATTGAAACTTCTGATTACAAAATCAGAAGGCACCACCTTTTTGATAGAGTAATTATGGAAGGTAAAGCCGATGCATTTACGAAAATAGTTTATCCAGAATATACAGTACCTTGGATAGAACCATTAAACGATGATGAAAGACATAGGGTTTTGTACTTCCTTCGCATGAGAAGGAACTCGTATAATGCTGAAGATATTTACAGTATGCATAATGGTGGTGCGGGAATGCCTCAATGGTCTAACTATAAAATTGGCTTTGAAATTATGCAATCCTTCATAGAAAACAATTCAGATATCTCTATAAAAGAATGGACTGTAATGAGAGCTGAGAGCATAATTAAAAATAGTGATTTTAAGAGTATATTAGAATAA
- a CDS encoding zinc-binding dehydrogenase has translation MKGKVAAMTGVREIEIKEYEVPKAEKGSVIMEVIKSNICGSDVHMWEGKHLFKNHVLGHEMVGRITDLGEGVVTDYAGEEVNLGDRIVPVYYLTCQKCEACLNGHFNICTHGSDYQGQLAEKYPHFTGGFATHYVVHSNQYFYKVPDNVPDNVAAGANCGISQMVYAMDISGLKINDTIVIQGAGGLGLFAAAISNTMGANVIVIDSVGSRLVDAKKFGANHVIDMREMDTVEKRIEEIKRLTNGKGADFVLDVAGVPAAFDEAVRIAKIGGTILELGNVSIDESQSVSILPGLITRKCLTVKGILRYQPWYLHKTLQFLEKYNDKYPFNSLTDRTYSLNESQLALHKAATKEVTRAIIEPNKEE, from the coding sequence ATGAAAGGTAAAGTAGCAGCAATGACAGGTGTTCGAGAGATCGAAATCAAAGAATATGAGGTTCCAAAAGCAGAAAAAGGTTCAGTAATAATGGAAGTAATTAAAAGTAATATATGTGGTTCCGACGTTCATATGTGGGAAGGCAAACATCTATTTAAAAACCATGTTCTAGGTCACGAAATGGTTGGAAGAATAACAGATCTTGGGGAGGGTGTAGTTACTGACTATGCTGGCGAAGAAGTTAATCTAGGTGATCGAATTGTTCCTGTTTACTATCTTACTTGCCAAAAGTGTGAAGCTTGTTTAAATGGGCATTTTAATATTTGTACTCATGGTAGTGATTACCAGGGGCAACTTGCGGAAAAATACCCACATTTTACTGGTGGATTTGCTACACATTATGTTGTGCACTCTAATCAATATTTTTACAAAGTTCCAGATAATGTTCCAGATAATGTTGCAGCCGGAGCAAATTGTGGTATTTCACAGATGGTTTATGCTATGGACATTTCTGGTCTTAAGATAAATGACACTATTGTTATTCAAGGAGCAGGTGGATTAGGATTATTTGCAGCTGCTATTTCAAACACGATGGGTGCGAACGTAATTGTTATTGATAGTGTGGGTTCAAGGCTTGTAGATGCTAAGAAATTTGGTGCTAATCATGTAATTGATATGAGAGAAATGGATACAGTTGAAAAACGCATTGAAGAGATAAAGCGTTTAACGAATGGTAAAGGTGCAGATTTTGTACTAGATGTAGCTGGAGTACCTGCTGCATTTGATGAAGCTGTTCGTATTGCCAAAATAGGCGGAACAATTCTTGAACTTGGTAATGTAAGTATTGATGAGAGTCAAAGTGTTTCCATTTTACCTGGTTTAATTACCCGCAAATGCCTTACAGTAAAAGGGATACTTCGTTATCAACCATGGTACTTGCATAAAACATTACAGTTCCTTGAGAAATATAATGATAAGTATCCATTTAATAGCTTAACAGATCGGACATATAGCTTAAATGAATCTCAGTTAGCATTGCATAAAGCGGCTACCAAAGAAGTTACTAGAGCTATCATTGAGCCTAATAAAGAAGAGTAG
- a CDS encoding CPCC family cysteine-rich protein, with protein MKYTCPSCGYKTLDPEPPGTYDICSICFWEDDGVQYDDPDYDGGANIPSLRQAQKNYILFGACEERCIEFVKKPNENDVKDPNWKPL; from the coding sequence ATGAAATATACTTGCCCATCTTGTGGCTATAAAACATTAGATCCAGAACCTCCTGGAACTTATGACATATGTAGTATCTGCTTTTGGGAAGACGATGGAGTTCAATATGATGACCCCGATTATGATGGCGGTGCAAATATCCCTTCTTTAAGGCAAGCCCAGAAGAACTATATCTTATTTGGGGCTTGTGAAGAAAGATGTATTGAGTTTGTAAAAAAACCAAATGAAAATGATGTGAAGGACCCTAATTGGAAACCCTTATAG
- a CDS encoding retroviral-like aspartic protease family protein, translating to MKLDFVNHLLEVEMTISYKGKKKTIDKLVIDTGASHTLISSDIVDEIGIYFENGDPL from the coding sequence ATGAAGTTAGATTTTGTGAATCATTTACTAGAAGTTGAAATGACGATTTCCTACAAAGGAAAAAAGAAAACAATAGATAAGCTTGTTATTGATACCGGTGCATCTCATACTCTTATTTCATCTGATATTGTTGATGAGATAGGCATATACTTTGAGAATGGGGATCCTTTGTAA
- a CDS encoding transposase — MKPTLIPHISYQNFVLDQLNTHYSGGILTLVRKDWTIISKLWITDLSFTTTWLHDLYSVKGPEPRDPASMLRSYLLCLLTSPTLSITEWVNQLHRVPLYTILSGFEPGDVPGVGTFYDFFRRLSGFEKANVKPFIKLKRKKKKKKKPKKGEKATPRNPGIIRKLVDRHLRHGSKQKQLPGDQLYAFFQSQFLEVSARLGLLGDPHSLGVVGDGTPVETASYPRSKPICDCSAQGLTNCTHPRRYSQPDIDSGWDSSRERYFNGYHLYMISTSDSRFDLPLYPRLHPASRHDSVSLVVSSIEFSQRYTLGTIDKILLDAAHDAEPIYELLDHHNVEPFIDLNVRTKKNFSTESDIQISPIGVPICPIGKEMKPNGFDISQNRQKWRCPLACGSKNTCSTPCSKAKYGRTFHTFKRDNLRLFTKTPRSSEKWKLIYKRRTSVERSNKREKVDYHLEAGRHRSTKMWYVRLYSIMMCQHIDAWYSSQKETLNIQEIIFTKSA; from the coding sequence ATGAAACCTACGCTAATACCACATATCTCATATCAAAACTTCGTTTTAGACCAACTAAATACTCATTACTCAGGCGGTATACTGACTCTCGTACGAAAAGATTGGACTATTATCTCAAAGTTATGGATCACGGATCTTTCTTTTACTACTACTTGGCTTCATGATTTATATTCAGTTAAAGGTCCTGAGCCACGTGATCCTGCTTCCATGCTTCGCTCTTATCTTTTGTGTTTATTGACAAGTCCGACCCTGAGTATTACAGAATGGGTGAACCAACTCCATCGTGTTCCTCTTTACACGATCCTTAGCGGCTTTGAACCTGGGGATGTTCCAGGTGTCGGTACTTTTTATGACTTCTTCAGACGGCTATCAGGTTTTGAGAAGGCTAATGTAAAACCTTTTATTAAGCTCAAACGAAAAAAGAAGAAGAAGAAAAAACCGAAAAAGGGTGAAAAAGCAACTCCTAGAAACCCTGGTATTATTAGAAAATTAGTAGATCGTCATTTACGCCATGGTTCAAAACAAAAACAATTGCCGGGAGATCAATTATACGCGTTTTTTCAATCTCAATTTCTTGAGGTTTCAGCGAGATTGGGTTTGCTTGGAGATCCCCATTCCCTTGGTGTTGTTGGAGATGGGACACCTGTGGAAACAGCGAGTTACCCAAGAAGCAAACCTATTTGTGATTGTAGTGCCCAAGGACTAACGAATTGTACTCATCCTCGTCGATATTCTCAACCTGACATCGACTCAGGTTGGGATAGTTCAAGGGAGAGGTACTTCAACGGATATCATCTCTACATGATATCCACTAGCGATAGCCGATTCGACTTACCGCTATATCCACGGCTACATCCTGCTTCCCGGCATGATTCAGTCAGCCTAGTGGTTAGCTCAATTGAATTTTCGCAACGGTACACCTTGGGCACAATTGATAAAATCCTTCTCGATGCCGCACATGATGCAGAACCGATTTACGAATTACTGGACCATCATAATGTGGAACCGTTTATTGATCTTAATGTTCGAACAAAGAAAAACTTCAGTACGGAAAGTGATATTCAAATTTCTCCCATAGGCGTGCCTATTTGTCCAATCGGTAAGGAAATGAAACCCAACGGTTTTGACATATCTCAAAACCGCCAAAAGTGGCGTTGTCCACTAGCTTGCGGATCGAAAAATACATGTTCCACTCCGTGTTCTAAAGCGAAGTATGGCCGCACATTTCATACGTTTAAGCGAGATAATCTTCGTCTGTTCACTAAAACACCAAGATCTTCTGAAAAGTGGAAACTCATTTATAAACGAAGAACTTCAGTTGAACGTTCGAACAAAAGAGAAAAAGTCGATTATCACTTAGAAGCTGGGCGCCATCGCTCTACAAAAATGTGGTATGTCCGCCTATACTCAATCATGATGTGTCAACACATAGATGCTTGGTACAGTAGTCAGAAAGAGACTTTGAACATTCAGGAAATCATCTTTACTAAAAGCGCCTAG
- the ltrA gene encoding group II intron reverse transcriptase/maturase yields the protein MQTLRYWDYYGMTETFTDLFERSKKQEIFHSLYDTITSKENILLAYRSIKSNKGSKTPGTDGKTINDIKKLSDEELVTLIQDKLKNYRPKKVRRKLIQKDNGKWRPLGIPCIFDRVIQQCFKQVLEPIAEAQFYKHSYGFRPLRSTHHAMARVQFLVNQASLHFVVDIDIKGFFDNINHTLLIKQLWNLGIRDRKVLACIFKMLKAEIDGEGSPTKGSPQGGLLSPLLSNVVLNDLDQWVSKQWEFFPLDRPFKTREGELLAKKRTNLKEGYLVRYCDDFKILCRDWKTAQKWYHAVKSYLKHRLKLDISPEKSQIINLRKRSSEFLGFTIRANRKRNKRVAHTGIKDSKKQKIIAEAKKRILKLQASPTAQNALLFNSFVLGIHNYFNRATHVNNEFSRLAYKLHYFMYNRLKSVGKYEHPANPPPTYKKFYRLGYRTFKVAKVYLYPIADVRTKNSMNFSQGLTPFTEEGRKLIQKKLRVDIQQEISLLMQSNLPTRSVEYMDNRISRYSMKLGKCEITGIFLTATNVHCHHFIPLHLGGNDSFNNLRILHKEVHKLIHIKDIKTINTLITILGLTKTMINKINQYRKECSMDQIL from the coding sequence GTGCAAACTCTACGATATTGGGATTACTATGGCATGACTGAAACCTTTACAGATTTATTTGAAAGATCAAAGAAACAAGAAATTTTCCACTCCTTATATGACACAATTACGTCCAAGGAAAATATTTTGTTGGCTTATCGCTCAATAAAATCTAATAAAGGGTCGAAGACACCAGGAACTGATGGTAAAACTATCAACGATATCAAAAAACTATCAGATGAAGAACTAGTAACGTTAATCCAAGACAAGCTAAAAAATTATCGTCCAAAGAAAGTTAGGCGAAAATTAATTCAGAAGGATAATGGGAAATGGAGACCTCTTGGTATACCCTGTATTTTTGATCGAGTTATACAACAATGCTTCAAGCAGGTACTTGAACCCATTGCCGAAGCACAATTTTATAAACATAGCTACGGTTTCAGACCTTTACGGTCTACACACCATGCTATGGCAAGAGTACAATTCTTAGTTAATCAAGCCTCACTACACTTCGTAGTAGATATTGATATTAAAGGCTTCTTTGACAACATCAATCATACTTTACTTATAAAACAATTGTGGAACTTGGGAATAAGGGATAGAAAAGTGCTAGCATGCATTTTTAAAATGTTAAAAGCGGAAATTGACGGAGAAGGATCACCAACAAAGGGTTCTCCTCAGGGCGGACTGTTATCGCCCCTACTTTCTAACGTGGTACTCAATGATTTAGATCAATGGGTTTCTAAACAATGGGAATTTTTCCCCTTAGACAGACCTTTTAAAACAAGAGAAGGCGAACTCCTGGCTAAAAAGCGAACCAATCTGAAAGAGGGTTATCTTGTACGCTACTGTGACGATTTCAAAATACTTTGTCGAGATTGGAAGACTGCGCAAAAGTGGTATCATGCAGTAAAATCCTATCTGAAACATCGTCTTAAACTTGATATTTCACCTGAGAAATCACAGATCATCAATCTGCGAAAAAGAAGTTCTGAATTTTTAGGGTTTACTATTCGTGCGAATAGAAAAAGGAATAAGAGAGTTGCACACACAGGTATAAAGGATAGTAAAAAGCAGAAAATCATTGCTGAAGCCAAAAAACGCATTCTAAAATTACAAGCTTCACCGACTGCACAAAATGCCCTACTCTTTAATAGCTTCGTTCTAGGAATTCACAACTACTTCAATCGAGCAACACATGTAAACAATGAGTTCTCGCGTCTTGCCTACAAACTGCATTACTTTATGTATAATCGTCTTAAATCTGTCGGGAAGTATGAACATCCAGCCAATCCACCACCAACCTACAAAAAGTTTTACAGATTAGGTTATAGGACATTTAAGGTAGCTAAAGTTTATCTTTACCCAATCGCTGATGTAAGAACAAAAAACAGCATGAACTTCAGTCAAGGACTTACGCCCTTCACCGAAGAGGGAAGGAAACTCATACAAAAGAAACTTAGAGTTGACATACAACAAGAAATTTCTTTGTTAATGCAATCTAATCTCCCGACACGAAGTGTCGAATATATGGATAACAGGATTAGTCGGTACAGCATGAAACTTGGGAAGTGCGAAATCACAGGAATTTTCCTAACCGCTACTAATGTGCACTGTCACCACTTTATCCCGTTACATCTCGGTGGGAATGACAGTTTCAACAACCTTCGAATTCTCCACAAAGAAGTACATAAGCTAATTCATATAAAAGACATCAAGACGATTAACACACTCATAACCATACTTGGTCTAACCAAGACAATGATAAATAAGATCAACCAATACCGTAAGGAATGTAGCATGGATCAAATCTTATAA